In one window of Natrinema halophilum DNA:
- a CDS encoding amphi-Trp domain-containing protein — MPEEVLFKSESVQSRDEIASYLGSVAEKLEQGGSITLKAGSESVTMDPPTRSTFEVKAEREGPAEGPGELSIEFELEWDENSKGAEGGTGDLEIE, encoded by the coding sequence ATGCCCGAAGAAGTGCTGTTCAAATCTGAGAGTGTCCAGAGCCGAGACGAAATCGCGTCGTACCTCGGGAGCGTCGCCGAAAAGCTTGAACAGGGAGGTTCGATCACCCTGAAGGCAGGGTCAGAATCCGTCACGATGGATCCACCAACGCGGTCGACATTCGAAGTCAAGGCCGAACGCGAGGGGCCCGCTGAGGGCCCTGGAGAGTTGAGCATCGAGTTTGAACTCGAGTGGGACGAGAACAGCAAGGGTGCTGAAGGAGGGACGGGGGATCTGGAAATCGAGTGA
- a CDS encoding amidohydrolase family protein: MRSLHPCLWCAGDGCRRTRALGIDDQVGSLEPGKRADLLVIDVNTPRLQPFSNLPSVLTNSVTAGDI; this comes from the coding sequence GTGAGGAGCCTGCATCCGTGTTTGTGGTGCGCCGGCGATGGGTGCCGGCGCACACGCGCACTCGGGATTGATGACCAAGTCGGCAGTCTCGAACCTGGCAAACGCGCTGATCTACTCGTCATCGACGTCAATACGCCACGCCTCCAGCCGTTCAGCAATCTCCCGTCGGTTCTGACGAACTCGGTGACTGCGGGAGATATCTAA
- a CDS encoding orc1/cdc6 family replication initiation protein has protein sequence MGDFSFEPTGRIFKEREALLEAWTPDKLVGRDTELQQYHAALQPVIEGETPSNIFLYGKSGVGKTAATRFLLNRLKNSAEDIDGLDLHTVEINCDGLNSSYQTAVALVNELRDPANQISNTGYPQASVYQFLFDEIDSLGGTILIILDEVDHIQDDSLLYKLPRARSNGDISTARLGVVGISNDLSFRNQLSSKVRSSLCEKEVSFSAYDATELIQVLRQRESVAFHDDVIEDGMIEACAAYGAKDSGDARKALDLLLESGDIAREENADAVIENHVTEARRRLQTDQVIEGINNYSQHGQLVLWALTLLEERDETPVRTREIREPYEVLCDREGYDPVSTRAVREYLAELETLGIISSTETNRGKSGGKFKEHELEQPISSVKAGLNELLGASP, from the coding sequence ATGGGTGATTTTAGTTTCGAGCCGACAGGTCGTATCTTCAAAGAACGAGAGGCGTTACTTGAGGCGTGGACACCAGACAAACTCGTCGGTCGGGACACCGAACTGCAGCAATATCACGCGGCACTGCAGCCTGTCATTGAGGGCGAGACGCCGTCCAATATATTTCTCTACGGAAAAAGCGGTGTCGGGAAGACGGCCGCGACGCGGTTTCTGCTAAATCGACTCAAAAACAGTGCTGAGGATATCGATGGGCTCGACCTCCATACAGTGGAAATCAACTGTGATGGGCTAAACTCGAGTTACCAAACCGCCGTCGCGTTGGTAAACGAACTTCGTGATCCCGCGAATCAAATATCAAACACCGGGTATCCACAAGCATCTGTCTACCAGTTTCTCTTCGACGAAATTGACAGTCTCGGCGGGACGATTTTGATCATTCTCGATGAGGTAGACCATATTCAGGACGATAGTTTGCTGTACAAACTGCCACGTGCGCGATCGAACGGGGATATCAGTACTGCTCGACTTGGCGTCGTCGGGATTTCGAATGACCTGAGCTTTCGTAATCAGTTGAGTTCGAAGGTTCGCTCGAGTCTTTGTGAGAAAGAAGTCTCATTCTCTGCCTACGACGCAACCGAACTCATCCAGGTGCTCCGGCAGCGCGAATCCGTTGCATTCCACGACGACGTCATCGAGGATGGCATGATCGAAGCCTGCGCTGCTTACGGTGCGAAAGACTCTGGTGACGCGCGGAAGGCACTTGATCTGTTACTTGAGAGTGGAGATATCGCTCGTGAAGAGAATGCTGATGCTGTAATCGAGAACCACGTCACGGAAGCAAGACGTCGACTTCAGACTGATCAGGTGATCGAAGGGATCAACAATTACTCCCAGCACGGGCAGCTTGTATTGTGGGCGTTAACGTTGCTCGAGGAGCGCGACGAGACGCCTGTGCGGACACGAGAGATTCGCGAACCCTATGAAGTGTTGTGTGACCGGGAAGGGTACGATCCGGTCTCAACCCGGGCCGTCCGGGAATACCTCGCAGAACTCGAAACACTAGGGATTATTTCGTCGACCGAGACTAACCGCGGGAAATCCGGTGGCAAGTTCAAAGAACATGAGCTTGAGCAACCAATTTCGAGCGTGAAAGCCGGCCTCAATGAACTTCTTGGAGCGTCGCCGTAG
- a CDS encoding DUF7567 family protein — translation MSLEVRTRHSEALFEFLWCPVCGQEVFTHIPFEGVFCKNCNSQVELQESRETRGYEEAVLACFDSATTWNLHVVEKLRRDLPDGAARVKVFGEPGAYQVGWWSPEPGEYWEPVERGEFEDADVSEEVSHLT, via the coding sequence ATGAGCCTCGAAGTACGCACACGACACAGTGAGGCACTGTTCGAGTTCCTTTGGTGTCCTGTCTGTGGGCAGGAAGTGTTCACCCACATCCCCTTCGAGGGGGTGTTCTGCAAGAACTGCAACTCCCAGGTTGAACTCCAAGAGTCACGAGAGACACGCGGCTACGAAGAGGCCGTGCTCGCCTGCTTCGATTCCGCCACGACCTGGAACCTCCACGTCGTCGAGAAACTGCGTCGCGACCTGCCTGATGGGGCGGCACGCGTTAAGGTCTTCGGCGAACCGGGCGCCTACCAAGTCGGTTGGTGGAGTCCAGAGCCGGGTGAGTATTGGGAGCCTGTCGAGCGTGGCGAGTTTGAGGATGCCGACGTGTCTGAGGAGGTTTCCCACCTAACATAG